A segment of the Cenarchaeum symbiosum A genome:
TTCGCAGTCTTGATGAACTTGCGGCCATCCCCAAAGCCCTCCACATACAGGGCTATCACCTTGGTCTGGGGGTCTCCTGCCAGATACCATATCATGTCCGCTTCATCCACATCCGACCTGTTCCCATAGCTTACCATCTTGGATAGCCCGAATGTATCTGCAGTCTCTAGGAAGCTAATCCCCATGGTCCCGCTCTGGGATAATAGCGCCACGGGCCCGAGCTTTGCGCGGACCATCCTGGCCTGGCCCTGGAAGGCGCAGTCAAGGCGGTTTGCCGCATTGAACATGCCTATGCAGTTGGGGCCGATTATCCTTATCCCGTGCTTTTTCGACAGGCGCCTCACCTTGGCCTCATATGATGCCCGCTTGCCGCCAAGCTCCTTGCCCCCTCCTGAGACTATAACCACATTGTGTATCCCCTTTGCGGCGCACTCTTCTAGAACAGGAGGGATGACCGATAGATCCACGGAAATTATCACAAGGTCTATCTTGCCCGGCAAGGCTGATACAGACGGATAGCACTTTTTGCCAAATATTTTTTTCGCCTTTGGATTTACCGGGTATACCTTGCCCTTGAAGTCGTGGTTTACCAGGCTATCTAGTATGGAATTTCCTATCTTTCCCTTTGACGATGACGCGCCGACTAGCGCGACAGTCTTTGGCGTAAAGAACGATTCCATGTGTGTTTTATTCGGCTTTACCCTAGATACAGCCTTGCGCTTTGGCTTCTTTTTGAGTATTATCTTTGCATCCAGGACGGAATACGACTTTGGATATACCATTACGGGGTTAAAGTCGATGCTCTCAAAGTATGCGGCGCTCGCCATGCCCATTCTTCCTATCTGGACCAGGGCCTTTGCAAGCATTACCAAATCCACTGCCTTGCTGCCACGGAACCCCCGTAGCATGCGTGATCCTTTGAGCTCCTTTAGCATGGACCTTGCATCAGAGACAGTTATCGGGAGCATCCTGAATGATACGTCGCGCATCACTTCTGTTAGCACGCCGCCCATGCCGACCATTATTACCGGCCCGAACTGGGGGTCGTTTTGCAAGCCCACTATCAGCTCGACGCCGTCCCGCGGCATCATCTTTTCTAACAGTATCCCCTTTACCTTTACGCCCCTTCTCTTTGAGAGGCGGCCATACATTTCAGTAAACGTCTTTTTTACATCGTTTACATTGTCCAGGCCGACCTTGACGCCGCCCACATCGGTCTTGTGCAGAATCTGCGGGGAGACGACCTTCATGACCAGGGGAAAGCCTATTTTCTTGGCCTGGCGGGCGGCCTCGTCAGCTGATCCCACCAGGGCATAATCGGGCACCTTTAGCCCGTACGACTTTAGTATCGACTTGGCGTCCTCCTCGGTTATCACCTTGTGGTCTGTCTTTATCGTTTCTACGAATATCTTTTTGACTGCGGCCAACGCGGGATCGCCCGTGCCGGAATTATTAAACTTTGGCTGTAATATGATCCCCCTGACGGCACAATCCGGGGCCGCTGCCCCATATACAGCTCAGAGGCCAAACTCTGACTTGAAATTGGCATAAAACCTCTCCATATTCTGGTTTACCACGGGCATCTGTTCTGCCATCTCTGAGCGGATTTTGCCGGCTGTATCTGTCGATAATATGCCCTTTTGCTGGGCGCCATCAAGCCACTGTATCGCCATCTCTGTATCCACTTCGAGATGAAACTGCAGGCCGACTGCAGTCTTGTACCGAAACGCCTGGTTTTCATAGTGTGTAGAGCTTGCAAGACGCGTAGAGCCCTGCGGCAGCTCAAATGTATCATTGTGCCAGTGAAATGCAGTAAACGGACTCTCAAAGCCTGCAAACAGGCCCTCGTTATCGCACTGTATATCATGATAGAAACCAATCTCCTTTTTGGGTCCCGTATACACCCTGCCCCCAAACGCCTTGGCTATCAGCTGCGAGCCGAGGCATATTCCAAGCACGGGCCTTTTACTTTCTACAAACTCGCGTATTATCCCCTCTTCCTCCCTCAGATGCGGCAGGTCGTCGTTTACGCTGTACGGGGCGCCGAGCACTACAAGCAGGTTGTACCCGTCCGACGGCGGGAGCTTTTCCTGCTTTGGGCGGACCGTCATTGTTTCATATCTGTCCTGGACTAGCAGCCCGCCGAGCATTCCCGGGGCCTCGCCGCGCGTATTCTGTATTATCAGGGCGCTGGGCACGGCGTGATAATGCGTGCAGCGCCTAATATGTCAAGACGGTGGGGCCCTGCCGCTCCATACTGGATGGTTATTATACATCCGGCAGAAGATGCGGCAGGTTGGCCGCCAAGAAGACATATGAAGACTTTGAGATCGTCAAGGAGCCGTGGACCGTATACCTGCTAGATGACGGCACCAAACTAAAAACACGCACGACGATGAATACCATGTGGTATGTAATCAAGGGCGGCACACAGAGCCATACCTACGAGAGCCAGGAAACAAACATCGTATTGTGCCATCCCTCCATGCAGGGCAGAAAAGACACCACAGTGCGCGCCAAAGAGCAGCTGGAGAAGAACACGGAAATAGAGGACTGCCGGTACGAGGTCATATCGGAGGAGCCGACAGAGTATCTGATGGAAGATGGCACAAAGGTGTTCATTTACCGAAAATTGTGCAAGATATCAAGGACCCGCTATAATGA
Coding sequences within it:
- a CDS encoding acyl-CoA synthetase (NDP forming) (COG1042); protein product: MITEEDAKSILKSYGLKVPDYALVGSADEAARQAKKIGFPLVMKVVSPQILHKTDVGGVKVGLDNVNDVKKTFTEMYGRLSKRRGVKVKGILLEKMMPRDGVELIVGLQNDPQFGPVIMVGMGGVLTEVMRDVSFRMLPITVSDARSMLKELKGSRMLRGFRGSKAVDLVMLAKALVQIGRMGMASAAYFESIDFNPVMVYPKSYSVLDAKIILKKKPKRKAVSRVKPNKTHMESFFTPKTVALVGASSSKGKIGNSILDSLVNHDFKGKVYPVNPKAKKIFGKKCYPSVSALPGKIDLVIISVDLSVIPPVLEECAAKGIHNVVIVSGGGKELGGKRASYEAKVRRLSKKHGIRIIGPNCIGMFNAANRLDCAFQGQARMVRAKLGPVALLSQSGTMGISFLETADTFGLSKMVSYGNRSDVDEADMIWYLAGDPQTKVIALYVEGFGDGRKFIKTAKKVMKEKKKPVIVWKSGRTEMGAKQAASHTGSLGGSNAIIMGAFKQAGIISVDSYQELAAVSKALAWQPPAKGNRVAMTSNGAGPMIGGMDHFDRLGLELAGISRKSLKKMRDHFPATYVIGRGNPADVTGGATAEDYKFVIKTFMDEAKVDVVMPWFVFQDDPLDEVIVKYLAEFSKKRKKPLLVGANGGPYTQKISRRVEDKGIPVYDDLRDWVAAASALARWGKVRR
- a CDS encoding GMP synthase, glutamine amidotransferase domain (COG0518); its protein translation is MLGGLLVQDRYETMTVRPKQEKLPPSDGYNLLVVLGAPYSVNDDLPHLREEEGIIREFVESKRPVLGICLGSQLIAKAFGGRVYTGPKKEIGFYHDIQCDNEGLFAGFESPFTAFHWHNDTFELPQGSTRLASSTHYENQAFRYKTAVGLQFHLEVDTEMAIQWLDGAQQKGILSTDTAGKIRSEMAEQMPVVNQNMERFYANFKSEFGL